From Parafrankia irregularis, the proteins below share one genomic window:
- a CDS encoding AAA family ATPase, whose product MHLKSLTLRGFKSFASSTTLHLEPGITCVVGPNGSGKSNVVDAIAWVLGEQGAKALRGGTMSDVIFAGTPARPALGRAEVLLTIDNTDGALPIEYSEVTVGRLMFRSGESEYTINGTACRLLDIQELMSDSGIGRELHVVVGQGQLDAVLHARPEDRRSFIEEAAGVLKHRKRKEKALRKLEAMAANLTRLTDLSAELRRQLGPLGRQAEIARKAGVIQASLRDARLRLLADDLATARASVVTDAADEEALRARVARTERVLADGQRREAELEARLAAVVPQAAQAAETWYGLASVRERLRGSRSLAAERSRLLGAAEESRSGRDPDELEQEATAVREQELALTERLELDRETLAEVVARRGSLEEQVANEEKALLAAAKAASDHREGLARLAGRVDAARSRAASAEADIIRMTEALQAAHARDEETAGSRAALDTELARIETARQELGERHSEAVAVHEAASERLEALRDAERAAERDRASWQARREALELSLAPADGATALLRAAVESASGSAASPSPSPSLPSLPAGEPAASAGASADGDRGGRGGGKKRQGRAARRGEAEAVVELPPLDASIEIIGRLASFVTVAPGAQAAIAAALGPVADALLVGRSEDALAALRWLRGADAGRAALVAADAAGGVDSADSADPGRRPGVAEPLPAGSLPALELVTVTDPRFDAAVRELLADAVVADDLDVAAQVLAGRPNVTVVTRDGDVVGRRSAVGGSATPPSVLEVQTAADEADRGSLEALARREAAREELGPARAEVERARGAIDAVLAERHGADARHRALSEHLAQIERTRGTAAGEISRLERSRLAAEAARDQAYGALTELEAQLAASSAEPDVGERSPQQRDRLVAETSAVRAAEVEARLAVRTSEERARGLHGRADALMRSAANERAARAAAARRREVRERHAAAAAALAAAADTALDALERSLATAATERETAEAARRETEEALGTVREQVRGWATELTGLRDAAHREELARAEKRLRVETLEAKALEEHGVEADDLVAEFGPDVPVPPDEPEGEATPFDRAQQVERAARAEKQLTRLGKINPLALEEFAALQERAAFLSTQLEDLKSTRRDLLLVVDEVDARVREVFATAFADTAREFEIVFATLFPGGDGRLVLTDPDDMLTTGIEVEARPPGKKVKRLSLLSGGERSLTALALLLAIFRARPSPFYVLDEVEAALDDRNLGRLLNAIEGLREKSQLIIITHQKRTMEIADALYGVAMRGDGITTVISQRLRARASA is encoded by the coding sequence GTGCATCTAAAAAGTCTCACCCTGCGGGGTTTCAAGTCGTTCGCGAGCTCGACCACCTTGCACCTCGAGCCCGGCATCACCTGTGTCGTCGGCCCCAACGGCTCGGGTAAGAGCAACGTGGTCGACGCGATCGCCTGGGTGCTGGGCGAGCAGGGCGCGAAGGCGCTGCGCGGCGGCACGATGTCCGACGTCATCTTCGCCGGCACGCCGGCGCGCCCGGCTCTGGGCCGGGCCGAGGTGCTACTGACGATCGACAACACCGACGGCGCGTTGCCGATCGAGTATTCCGAGGTCACCGTCGGGCGGCTGATGTTCCGCAGCGGCGAGAGCGAATACACCATCAACGGTACGGCCTGCCGCCTTCTGGACATCCAGGAGCTGATGAGTGACTCCGGCATCGGCCGGGAGCTTCATGTCGTCGTCGGGCAGGGCCAGCTGGACGCCGTCCTCCATGCCCGTCCCGAGGACCGCAGGTCGTTCATCGAGGAAGCGGCGGGCGTCCTCAAACACCGCAAACGCAAGGAAAAGGCGCTTCGCAAGCTCGAGGCGATGGCCGCCAACCTCACCCGTCTCACGGACCTGTCCGCCGAGCTGCGGCGGCAGCTCGGCCCGCTGGGCCGCCAGGCGGAGATCGCCCGCAAGGCCGGCGTGATCCAGGCGAGCCTGCGGGACGCGCGGCTGCGCCTGCTCGCCGACGACCTCGCCACGGCTCGGGCGTCCGTCGTCACCGACGCGGCGGACGAGGAGGCCCTGCGAGCCAGGGTGGCCCGCACCGAGCGCGTGCTCGCCGATGGGCAGCGCCGAGAGGCGGAGCTGGAGGCTCGTCTCGCCGCGGTGGTTCCCCAGGCGGCCCAGGCGGCCGAGACCTGGTACGGCCTCGCCTCCGTCCGGGAGCGGTTGCGGGGGAGCAGATCCCTCGCGGCCGAGCGGTCACGGCTGCTGGGCGCCGCGGAGGAAAGCCGCAGCGGCCGCGATCCGGACGAGTTGGAGCAGGAGGCGACGGCGGTCCGGGAGCAGGAGCTGGCGCTGACGGAGCGGCTGGAGCTGGACCGCGAGACGCTGGCGGAGGTTGTTGCCCGTCGCGGCTCTCTTGAGGAGCAGGTGGCGAACGAGGAGAAGGCACTTCTCGCGGCGGCGAAGGCCGCGTCGGATCACCGGGAAGGGCTCGCCCGACTCGCCGGCCGGGTGGACGCGGCCCGATCGCGCGCCGCGTCCGCCGAGGCCGACATCATCCGGATGACCGAGGCCCTGCAGGCGGCCCACGCGCGGGACGAGGAGACGGCCGGGTCCCGGGCGGCGCTCGACACCGAGCTGGCCCGGATCGAGACGGCACGCCAGGAGCTCGGGGAACGGCACAGCGAGGCGGTCGCCGTGCACGAGGCCGCCAGCGAGCGCCTGGAGGCGTTGCGGGACGCCGAACGGGCCGCGGAGCGCGATCGTGCCTCCTGGCAGGCACGTCGGGAGGCGCTGGAGCTTTCGCTCGCTCCGGCTGACGGCGCCACCGCGCTGCTGCGCGCCGCGGTCGAGTCCGCGTCCGGGTCGGCGGCATCGCCATCGCCATCGCCGTCGCTGCCGTCGCTGCCGGCGGGGGAGCCGGCGGCTTCCGCGGGCGCGTCGGCGGATGGCGACCGAGGCGGGCGTGGCGGGGGGAAGAAACGGCAGGGCCGCGCGGCGCGTCGCGGCGAAGCCGAGGCTGTCGTGGAGCTCCCTCCGCTCGACGCCTCCATCGAGATCATCGGACGTCTCGCCAGCTTTGTGACCGTCGCACCGGGTGCTCAGGCGGCGATCGCGGCCGCCCTGGGGCCGGTGGCGGACGCGTTGCTCGTGGGGAGGTCCGAGGACGCGCTCGCCGCGCTGCGCTGGTTGCGCGGCGCTGACGCCGGCCGTGCCGCTCTGGTTGCCGCGGATGCGGCGGGCGGCGTGGATTCGGCGGATTCGGCGGACCCGGGGCGGCGACCGGGCGTTGCCGAGCCGCTGCCGGCCGGCTCGCTGCCGGCGCTGGAGCTGGTCACGGTCACGGATCCGCGTTTCGACGCCGCGGTGCGGGAACTTCTCGCCGACGCGGTCGTCGCGGACGATCTGGACGTCGCCGCCCAGGTGCTCGCCGGTCGTCCGAATGTGACGGTCGTCACCAGAGATGGTGACGTCGTGGGGCGGCGGTCGGCGGTGGGCGGCAGCGCCACGCCGCCATCGGTCCTCGAGGTCCAGACCGCCGCGGACGAGGCGGACCGCGGGTCCCTCGAGGCGCTGGCCCGTCGGGAGGCCGCCCGCGAGGAGCTCGGCCCGGCCCGGGCGGAGGTGGAGCGGGCTCGGGGCGCGATCGACGCGGTGCTCGCCGAGCGGCACGGGGCCGATGCCCGTCATCGCGCGCTTTCGGAGCATCTCGCCCAGATCGAGCGGACCCGCGGCACGGCGGCCGGCGAGATCAGCCGGCTGGAACGTTCCAGGCTCGCGGCGGAGGCCGCCCGCGACCAGGCCTACGGCGCCCTGACGGAGCTGGAGGCGCAGCTTGCGGCTAGCTCCGCCGAACCGGACGTCGGCGAGCGCTCGCCGCAGCAGCGCGACCGCCTGGTCGCCGAGACCTCCGCCGTTCGTGCGGCCGAGGTCGAGGCCCGGCTGGCCGTGCGTACCAGTGAGGAGCGCGCGCGTGGTCTGCACGGCCGGGCGGACGCACTCATGCGGTCGGCGGCGAACGAGCGGGCGGCGCGGGCGGCTGCCGCTCGCCGCCGAGAGGTACGTGAACGCCACGCCGCCGCGGCGGCTGCCCTCGCCGCGGCCGCGGACACCGCGCTGGACGCACTGGAGCGATCGCTGGCCACCGCCGCCACGGAGCGGGAGACCGCCGAGGCCGCCCGGCGCGAGACCGAGGAGGCCCTGGGCACTGTCCGGGAGCAGGTGCGCGGCTGGGCCACCGAGCTGACGGGCCTGCGTGACGCCGCTCACCGCGAGGAGCTGGCGCGAGCCGAGAAGCGCCTGCGGGTGGAGACGCTGGAGGCCAAGGCCCTGGAGGAACACGGCGTCGAGGCCGACGACCTGGTCGCCGAGTTCGGCCCGGACGTGCCGGTACCTCCGGACGAGCCCGAAGGCGAGGCGACGCCGTTCGACCGCGCGCAGCAGGTCGAGCGGGCGGCGCGGGCGGAGAAGCAGCTCACCCGACTGGGGAAGATCAACCCGTTGGCGCTGGAGGAGTTCGCCGCGCTGCAGGAACGCGCGGCGTTCCTGTCCACCCAGCTGGAAGACCTGAAGAGCACACGACGTGACCTTCTGCTCGTGGTGGACGAGGTGGACGCCCGCGTCCGCGAGGTGTTCGCCACCGCGTTCGCCGACACCGCACGGGAGTTCGAGATCGTCTTCGCGACCCTGTTCCCGGGGGGTGATGGCCGGCTTGTCCTGACCGATCCGGACGACATGCTGACGACCGGTATCGAGGTCGAGGCCCGACCGCCCGGCAAGAAGGTCAAGCGGCTTTCCCTGCTCTCGGGCGGTGAGCGGTCACTGACCGCGCTCGCGTTGCTGCTGGCCATCTTCCGGGCGCGGCCGTCGCCGTTCTACGTTCTGGACGAGGTCGAGGCCGCGCTGGACGACCGCAATCTCGGCCGGCTGCTCAACGCCATCGAGGGCCTGCGGGAGAAGTCCCAGTTGATCATCATCACGCACCAGAAGCGGACGATGGAGATCGCGGACGCGCTCTACGGCGTGGCGATGCGCGGCGACGGCATCACGACCGTGATCAGTCAGCGGCTGCGCGCCCGCGCCTCAGCCTGA
- a CDS encoding acylphosphatase translates to MNEIRATNGASSRDVVRLTARVEGLVQGVGFRDYVRTKGRRLGLAGSATNLPDGAVAVIAEGDRAACEALLDLLVTGHTPGRTDRVEHVWSEARGGLAGFLRR, encoded by the coding sequence ATGAACGAGATTCGCGCGACGAACGGCGCCTCCAGCAGGGACGTGGTCCGCCTCACCGCCCGGGTCGAAGGTCTGGTTCAGGGTGTGGGGTTCCGTGACTATGTCCGTACCAAAGGGCGACGTCTCGGACTTGCCGGGTCTGCGACGAATTTGCCCGACGGCGCGGTCGCGGTGATCGCCGAAGGCGACCGGGCCGCCTGTGAGGCGCTCCTCGACCTACTTGTGACCGGGCACACACCGGGTCGAACTGACCGTGTCGAGCACGTGTGGAGTGAGGCACGTGGTGGATTGGCGGGCTTCCTTCGACGTTGA
- a CDS encoding DUF2786 domain-containing protein: MNPDALLGRVRKLLAMAEAEGLPDAARENYNAKAAELIAQYGIDRALIEDGAPAGAVAGDVVMSVDAPYARDKISLLASVADPLGCRLVHRTVPAPSGVGGTVHTAHLFGMAADIERVQMLYTSLLVQQAHGLAAARPPVWEDPRAFRRSWMAGFSVAVRDRLALVEEAARRRAENEGRTTAADGAGEQRSVAVVLASREGLVEAHLARVYPRLRTTRARQLSGSGGRDGYQAGQRADLGEGRRVPTQERPEIG; this comes from the coding sequence ATGAACCCCGATGCTCTGCTCGGCCGGGTGCGCAAGCTGCTGGCGATGGCGGAAGCCGAAGGCCTGCCTGACGCGGCTCGGGAGAACTACAACGCCAAGGCCGCGGAGCTCATCGCCCAGTACGGGATCGACCGTGCCCTCATCGAGGACGGTGCCCCGGCGGGCGCCGTCGCGGGCGATGTCGTGATGAGCGTGGACGCGCCCTACGCGCGGGACAAGATCTCGCTGTTGGCCAGTGTGGCGGACCCGCTGGGCTGCCGCCTTGTGCACAGGACAGTGCCTGCGCCGAGCGGCGTCGGCGGGACCGTGCACACCGCGCACCTGTTCGGGATGGCGGCGGATATCGAGCGCGTCCAGATGCTGTACACGTCGTTGCTCGTGCAGCAGGCGCACGGTCTCGCGGCGGCGCGGCCGCCGGTGTGGGAAGATCCGCGAGCTTTCCGGCGATCCTGGATGGCCGGCTTCTCGGTCGCGGTGCGTGATCGGCTCGCGCTCGTGGAGGAGGCGGCACGCAGGAGGGCTGAGAACGAGGGCAGAACAACCGCGGCCGACGGAGCGGGAGAACAGAGGTCGGTCGCGGTCGTGCTGGCCAGCCGGGAAGGGCTCGTCGAGGCGCATCTCGCCCGCGTCTATCCGCGGCTGCGCACGACGCGCGCGCGTCAGCTCTCAGGATCCGGTGGCAGGGACGGCTACCAGGCCGGCCAGCGGGCGGATCTGGGGGAAGGCCGGCGGGTGCCGACGCAGGAACGACCGGAGATCGGCTGA
- the mutM gene encoding bifunctional DNA-formamidopyrimidine glycosylase/DNA-(apurinic or apyrimidinic site) lyase, producing MPELPEVEVVRRGLERGVVGRVIDGVEVYHPRAVRRHAAGPEDFAAVLLGRTVTTACRRGKYLWLGLSPQGAEAAGPEAAGPEAVEAAAAGAAAAGAAAAGAGESLLGHLGMSGQLLVVPSDSPDQVHLRVRFRFGDGGRELRFVDQRTFGGLAVVSGADLPTSIAHIAPDPLTADFDVERFVDALRRRRTGLKRALLDQTLISGVGNIYADEALWAARLHYARPTETVSRAEANRLLEAVRTVMTAALAAGGTSFDRLYVSTEGVSGLFERSLEAYGREGEQCSRCAAPIRREAFMNRSSYTCPVCQPRPRRARW from the coding sequence GTGCCTGAGCTCCCCGAGGTCGAGGTCGTCCGGCGCGGCCTGGAGCGGGGTGTGGTCGGCCGCGTGATCGACGGCGTGGAGGTCTATCACCCACGGGCGGTTCGCCGCCATGCCGCCGGCCCTGAAGACTTCGCCGCGGTCCTGCTCGGGCGGACCGTGACCACCGCGTGCCGGCGGGGAAAGTATTTGTGGCTCGGTCTTTCTCCGCAGGGCGCCGAAGCTGCCGGGCCCGAAGCTGCCGGGCCCGAGGCCGTCGAGGCAGCGGCTGCTGGGGCAGCGGCTGCTGGGGCAGCGGCTGCCGGGGCGGGCGAGTCACTGCTGGGGCATCTCGGCATGAGCGGGCAGCTTCTTGTGGTCCCGTCGGACAGCCCGGACCAGGTTCACCTCCGGGTCCGGTTTCGCTTCGGTGACGGCGGGCGCGAACTCCGCTTCGTCGACCAACGGACGTTCGGTGGCCTGGCGGTGGTCTCCGGTGCGGACCTGCCGACCTCGATCGCACACATCGCACCCGACCCGCTCACCGCCGACTTCGACGTCGAGCGCTTCGTCGACGCGCTTCGTCGACGCCGCACCGGTCTCAAGCGCGCGCTTCTCGACCAGACGCTGATCAGCGGCGTCGGCAACATCTACGCCGACGAGGCACTGTGGGCGGCCCGCCTGCACTACGCGCGCCCCACCGAGACGGTCTCCCGCGCCGAGGCGAACCGTCTGCTGGAGGCCGTCCGTACGGTGATGACGGCAGCCCTGGCCGCGGGGGGAACCTCCTTCGACCGGCTGTATGTCTCCACCGAGGGCGTGAGCGGTCTGTTCGAGCGCTCCCTGGAGGCCTACGGTCGCGAGGGCGAGCAGTGCTCCCGCTGCGCCGCGCCCATCCGCCGCGAGGCGTTCATGAACCGCTCCAGCTACACCTGCCCGGTGTGCCAGCCGCGTCCGCGCCGAGCTCGGTGGTAG
- the rnc gene encoding ribonuclease III, with protein MSRVQSVPPPRDGLVEALQVDVDPELLDRALTHRSYAYENGGLPTNERLEFLGDAVLGLIVTAALFRRHPDLPEGQLAKQRASVVNMRALADVARRIGPTGIGPYLLLGRGEEATGGRDKPSILADTLEAVIGAVYLSNSLDVASGFVHRLFDPLLDEAAGRGAGLDWKTSLQEQTALLGLGPPDYVVTEAGPDHAKRFTAFARVAGEVLGEGEGGSKKEAEQRAAATAFAMLEKRATAADDGEPQPDKADGAAPEGASVGGTAAESATSRDPAAGAGDAG; from the coding sequence ATGAGCCGGGTGCAGTCGGTTCCGCCGCCGCGGGACGGGCTGGTCGAGGCGCTGCAGGTCGACGTCGATCCCGAGCTGCTGGATCGGGCGCTGACTCACCGGTCGTACGCCTATGAGAACGGTGGCCTGCCCACCAACGAGCGGCTGGAGTTCCTCGGCGACGCGGTGCTCGGCCTGATCGTGACGGCCGCGCTCTTCCGCCGCCACCCCGACCTCCCGGAGGGCCAGCTCGCCAAGCAGCGCGCCTCGGTGGTCAACATGCGGGCGCTCGCCGACGTGGCGCGGCGCATCGGACCGACCGGCATCGGGCCGTATCTGCTGCTTGGCCGGGGCGAGGAGGCCACCGGCGGGCGTGACAAGCCGAGCATCCTCGCGGACACGCTGGAAGCGGTGATCGGCGCCGTCTACCTCTCCAACAGCCTTGACGTGGCCTCCGGCTTCGTCCATCGACTCTTCGACCCGCTGCTGGACGAGGCTGCCGGCCGCGGCGCCGGGCTGGACTGGAAGACGTCGCTGCAGGAACAGACGGCGCTGCTGGGGCTCGGCCCGCCGGACTATGTGGTCACCGAGGCCGGCCCTGATCACGCCAAGCGGTTCACGGCCTTCGCGCGGGTCGCCGGCGAGGTGTTGGGCGAGGGCGAGGGCGGCAGCAAGAAGGAGGCCGAGCAGCGTGCCGCGGCGACGGCCTTCGCGATGCTGGAGAAGCGCGCCACCGCCGCGGATGACGGCGAGCCGCAGCCGGACAAGGCAGACGGGGCGGCCCCGGAAGGCGCCTCTGTGGGCGGTACCGCCGCGGAGAGTGCTACCAGCCGCGACCCTGCAGCCGGTGCGGGCGACGCAGGATGA
- a CDS encoding phosphate acyltransferase yields the protein MARVAVDLIGEGLPPEDLLDELATALDLDPRLALTVVAPTASVESALVASGVLSGGRCQVVNAARGVAAGPEALSEVRARRDSGVRVAARLVRDGQADAMVSVAPLEAVLAAARFTLGLVPGATRTAAAVVLGSVSSPVVLCDAGGSVDVTADELAQFALSGTRYATACHGVVRPRVGLLSARPALQDQLRRSAGDLLSSLGLHFVGPVTADRLRTGAGVDVVVTDGFTGDVVLAALGQRAASTWVGSDPASPPAVGSELQGGMIVLGVDGTAVQVGRPCAAGPGRAGDLSAAVGAAAGAVRAGLAGSVRDAMATLVERRRELAGLSR from the coding sequence GTGGCACGCGTAGCTGTCGATCTGATCGGGGAGGGCCTTCCACCGGAGGACCTCCTCGATGAACTTGCGACGGCGCTCGATCTTGATCCGCGGCTGGCGTTGACCGTGGTGGCGCCCACGGCCAGTGTCGAGTCCGCGCTCGTGGCGAGTGGCGTCCTCTCCGGTGGGCGATGCCAGGTGGTCAACGCGGCCCGCGGGGTCGCGGCAGGTCCGGAGGCGTTGAGCGAGGTTCGGGCGCGGCGTGACTCCGGCGTGCGGGTCGCGGCGCGGCTGGTGCGGGACGGGCAGGCTGACGCGATGGTGTCGGTTGCTCCGTTGGAGGCCGTGCTGGCCGCGGCGAGGTTCACGCTCGGCCTGGTCCCGGGCGCGACCCGAACCGCCGCCGCGGTCGTCCTCGGTTCCGTGAGCTCTCCCGTGGTCCTGTGCGACGCGGGCGGCTCGGTGGACGTGACCGCCGACGAGCTCGCCCAGTTCGCCCTGTCGGGCACCCGGTACGCGACAGCCTGCCACGGAGTCGTCCGTCCGCGGGTCGGTCTGCTGTCGGCGCGTCCGGCGTTGCAGGACCAGCTCCGGCGCTCCGCGGGTGATCTGCTCTCCTCGCTCGGGCTGCACTTCGTCGGGCCGGTGACCGCCGACAGGCTGCGAACCGGGGCCGGTGTGGACGTCGTCGTGACCGACGGCTTCACCGGCGATGTCGTGCTTGCCGCGCTGGGACAGCGTGCCGCGTCGACATGGGTCGGGTCGGACCCGGCTTCACCACCGGCGGTCGGTTCGGAACTTCAGGGGGGAATGATCGTGCTGGGAGTGGACGGTACAGCCGTCCAGGTGGGCAGGCCGTGCGCGGCCGGCCCCGGGCGGGCAGGCGATCTGTCCGCGGCGGTGGGTGCGGCGGCCGGCGCGGTGCGTGCCGGGCTCGCCGGATCGGTTCGTGATGCCATGGCGACGTTGGTCGAGCGGCGCCGGGAGCTGGCGGGGCTGTCCCGATGA
- the rpmF gene encoding 50S ribosomal protein L32 produces the protein MAVPKRRTSRSNTRSRRAQWKAKVPTLAKCSRGHVIRPHTMCTTCGRYNDRQVLDV, from the coding sequence GTGGCCGTCCCGAAGCGGCGCACCTCGCGCAGCAACACCCGGTCCCGTCGCGCGCAGTGGAAGGCCAAGGTGCCGACGCTCGCGAAGTGCTCGCGCGGGCACGTCATCCGTCCGCACACGATGTGCACGACCTGCGGCCGCTACAACGATCGCCAGGTTCTGGACGTCTGA
- a CDS encoding YceD family protein — MTTQRARRRAPRGPYVLDTRELGRRPGSLRRVETTIVQPSDFGTEILRVPEGAAVRLDLRLESVMEGVLVSGVVTAPLAGECARCLEEVTDTTSVDIRELFYYPERAVETEDEGDTCVLVEDHVDIEPVVRDAVVLSLPLSPLCRPDCAGLCVDCGARLDEVGPDHSHTRQDPRWAALSGLAQDPAITENKEKD; from the coding sequence ATGACCACACAACGAGCCCGTCGGCGTGCCCCCCGGGGTCCCTATGTGCTCGACACCCGTGAGCTCGGCCGTAGGCCGGGTTCACTTCGTCGTGTCGAGACCACGATTGTCCAGCCGTCCGACTTCGGCACCGAGATTCTGCGCGTGCCCGAGGGTGCCGCTGTGCGGCTCGACCTGCGGCTCGAGTCGGTCATGGAGGGGGTCCTGGTGAGCGGCGTGGTGACCGCGCCGTTGGCCGGGGAGTGCGCCCGCTGCCTGGAGGAGGTCACGGACACGACGTCCGTCGACATCAGGGAGCTGTTCTACTACCCCGAGCGGGCCGTCGAGACCGAGGACGAGGGCGACACCTGCGTCCTCGTCGAGGATCATGTCGACATCGAGCCGGTCGTTCGTGACGCGGTGGTGCTCAGCCTTCCGCTGTCACCCCTGTGCCGGCCGGACTGCGCAGGCCTGTGCGTCGACTGCGGCGCTCGTCTTGACGAGGTCGGTCCGGACCATTCCCACACCCGGCAGGACCCGAGATGGGCGGCGCTGTCCGGTCTCGCCCAGGATCCCGCTATCACCGAGAACAAGGAGAAGGACTAG
- the coaD gene encoding pantetheine-phosphate adenylyltransferase, producing MRRAVCPGSFDPITNGHLDIIVRASRLFDEVVVAVLINKSKANLFTVDERMDLIREAVAVHPAAPTNIIVESSHGLLVDFCRVRGIQSIVKGLRAVSDFDYELQMAQMNHSLAGVETLFMSTNPQYAFLSSSLVKEVARYGGDVSGLVPDVVLKGLRDRSGL from the coding sequence ATGAGGAGGGCAGTCTGTCCCGGATCGTTCGACCCCATCACCAACGGTCACCTCGACATCATCGTGAGAGCCAGCCGGCTCTTCGACGAGGTCGTCGTCGCCGTTCTGATCAACAAGTCGAAGGCCAACCTGTTCACTGTCGATGAACGGATGGATCTCATCCGGGAGGCGGTCGCCGTACATCCGGCCGCACCAACCAACATCATCGTCGAGTCGTCACATGGCCTGCTCGTCGACTTCTGCCGGGTGCGCGGCATTCAGTCGATCGTCAAGGGTCTGCGTGCGGTGAGTGACTTCGACTACGAGCTTCAGATGGCGCAGATGAACCATTCCCTGGCGGGTGTGGAGACGCTGTTCATGAGCACCAATCCGCAGTACGCGTTCCTTTCGTCGAGTCTGGTCAAGGAAGTCGCACGGTACGGCGGCGACGTCTCCGGGCTGGTTCCCGACGTCGTGCTCAAGGGCCTGCGGGACCGTTCCGGCCTGTAG
- the rsmD gene encoding 16S rRNA (guanine(966)-N(2))-methyltransferase RsmD: MTRIVGGSAGGRRLEVPPGTGTRPTSDRAREGLFNTLGTLVDLAGARVADLYAGSGAVGLEALSRGAAHALLVDRDAGAARILRRNVEALGLPGAEVVRAAVARVVEVPPTAPYNVVFLDPPYALADAELGVVLGRLASGGWVAAGGICVVERAARSGPVAWPDGLVALRERRYGEGVLWYGNRS; the protein is encoded by the coding sequence ATGACACGGATCGTGGGCGGCAGTGCTGGCGGGCGTCGCCTCGAGGTGCCACCGGGCACCGGCACCAGGCCGACCTCCGACCGGGCGAGGGAGGGCCTGTTCAACACCCTCGGCACGCTGGTCGATCTGGCCGGCGCCCGGGTGGCGGACCTGTACGCGGGTTCTGGCGCGGTCGGCCTGGAGGCGTTGTCCCGTGGCGCGGCACATGCCCTTCTGGTGGATCGTGACGCGGGTGCCGCCCGCATCCTGCGCCGCAATGTCGAGGCACTGGGCCTGCCCGGGGCCGAGGTGGTGCGCGCCGCGGTCGCCCGGGTGGTGGAGGTGCCGCCGACCGCTCCCTACAACGTGGTCTTTCTCGACCCGCCCTACGCCCTGGCCGATGCCGAGCTGGGCGTCGTGCTCGGCCGGCTGGCCAGCGGCGGCTGGGTGGCCGCGGGGGGCATCTGCGTAGTCGAACGCGCTGCTCGGAGCGGGCCTGTGGCCTGGCCCGACGGGCTTGTGGCGCTCCGTGAGCGCAGGTACGGAGAGGGGGTCCTCTGGTACGGTAATCGATCATGA